The following coding sequences lie in one Girardinichthys multiradiatus isolate DD_20200921_A chromosome 13, DD_fGirMul_XY1, whole genome shotgun sequence genomic window:
- the mapk15 gene encoding mitogen-activated protein kinase 15 isoform X1: protein MSKKYESANVSEVEEHISVKYEIKKRIGKGAYGIVWKAADRQTGETVAVKKIFDAFRNRTDAQRTFREIMFLQEFGDHPNVVKLLNVIRAQNDKDIYLIFEYMDTDLHAVIKKGSLLKDIHKRYVMYQLLKANKYLHSGNVIHRDQKPSNVLLDTDCIVKLCDFGLARSLNQIQEDSGNPALTEYVATRWYRAPEILLGSTRYTKGVDMWSLGCILGEMLLGKALFPGTSTINQIEKIMSAILHPSPEDILAIKSEYGSSVIQRMLLKPQVPLEDLLQPSVPPDALDLLKGLLVFNPDKRLTAEQALRHPYVARFHNPAKEPALSYDVVLAVDDDVQLSVVQYRNKLYEMILERRTHQGVLRLPNYRDCGDSQEKSSARRCDKGDGVPEAAASTNDEGKQHNQETGETNREPSHAGVTKTEAASASTSSAMEKATPLNGHGFGKPSYNPITHAPNGFNRARHCSATSRNPAGQTRNGNAITPPAEGNDSNVSMDQILHRGRSATVVHNRSFSSTLNQTQNNPLVRKDETSLAAGLHISSARLNQRSSSQARDAHPPPRFSKKVFQNNCNVAAAGDPRAKLGSYTQAYGTINKTELDNLVRSRPHKQ from the exons ATGAGCAAAAAGTATGAATCAGCAAACGTGTCAGAAGTGGAGGAGCACATTTCTGTCAAATATGAGATCAAGAAGAGAATTGGAAAAGGG GCCTACGGCATTGTATGGAAAGCAGCTGACCGACAGACGGGGGAAACTGTGGCAGTGAAAAAAATCTTTGATGCTTTCAGAAACAGGACAGATGCCCAG cgGACATTCAGGGAAATCATGTTCCTGCAG GAGTTCGGAGATCACCCCAACGTCGTCAAACTCTTAAATGTTATCCGAGCCCAAAATGACAAAGACATTTATCTCATCTTTGAATACATGG ATACAGACTTGCACGCTGTGATTAAGAAAGGCTCTCTTCTTAAAGATATCCACAAGCGTTATGTGATGTACCAGCTCCTCAAGGCCAACAAGTACCTCCATTCAGGAAATGTTATTCACAGAGACCAAAAG CCTTCCAACGTACTCCTGGACACCGACTGCATCGTCAAGCTCTGTGACTTCGGCTTGGCCAGATCTCTCAACCAGATCCAGGAGGACAGTGGGAATCCGGCCCTGACAGAGTACGTGGCCACGCGGTGGTATCGGGCTCCTGAGATCCTGCTTGGATCAACAAG GTACACCAAAGGTGTGGACATGTGGAGCCTGGGCTGTATCTTGGGAGAGATGCTGCTGGGAAAAGCACTGTTTCCCGGAACTTCAACCATCAACCAAATAGAGAAGATTATGAGTGCCATTCTTCATCCCAGCCCAGAAG ATATTCTCGCCATCAAGTCTGAATATGGATCCTCTGTCATTCAGAGAATGTTACTGAA ACCGCAGGTGCCTTTGGAGGATCTTCTCCAACCGTCTGTGCCTCCTGATGCTCTGGACCTGCTGAAGGGTTTGTTGGTTTTTAACCCTGACAAGCGGCTGACTGCAGAGCAGGCCCTTCGGCACCCATATGTAGCCAG GTTCCATAATCCAGCCAAAGAGCCAGCTCTCAGCTATGATGTAGTCCTGGCAGTGGACGATGATGTGCAATTATCTGTGGTTCAGTACCGCAACAAATTATACGAG ATGATACTGGAAAGGAGAACACATCAAGGGGTGCTGAGACTACCAAACTATAGAGACTGTGGAGATAGCCAGGAGAAATCCAGTGCAAGGAGGTGTGACAAAGGAGATGGAGTCCCTGAAGCTGCAGCGTCCACAAACGATGAAGGGAAACAACACAATCAGGAGACTGGAGAGACAAACCGTGAGCCTTCACATGCAGGGGTCACAAAAACTGAGGCTGCCAGTGCCTCAACGTCTTCTGCTATGGAGAAGGCAACCCCACTAAATGGCCATGGCTTTGGAAAACCATCGTATAACCCCATCACTCATGCTCCAA ATGGTTTTAATCGGGCTCGTCACTGTTCTGCAACCAGCAGGAACCCAGCAGGACAAACCAGAAATGGAAATGCAATTACGCCACCAGCAGAAGGCAACGACTCTAATGTA TCCATGGATCAGATCCTCCATCGGGGTCGCTCAGCCACTGTGGTTCACAACCGTTCCTTCTCTTCGACCCTAAATCAAACCCAGAACAACCCTTTAGTCCGCAAAGATGAGACATCTTTAGCTGCTGGGCTGCATATCTCTTCAGCTCGACTG AACCAGCGCTCCAGTTCTCAGGCTCGTGACGCTCATCCACCACCACGGTTCAGCAAGAAAGTGTTTCAGAACAATTGCAACGTGGCCGCTGCTGGTGACCCACGGGCCAAATTAGGCAGCTATACCCAAGCCTATGGCACCATCAACAAGACGGAACTGGATAATCTTGTTCGGAGCCGCCCTCATAAACAATAG
- the mapk15 gene encoding mitogen-activated protein kinase 15 isoform X2 gives MFLQEFGDHPNVVKLLNVIRAQNDKDIYLIFEYMDTDLHAVIKKGSLLKDIHKRYVMYQLLKANKYLHSGNVIHRDQKPSNVLLDTDCIVKLCDFGLARSLNQIQEDSGNPALTEYVATRWYRAPEILLGSTRYTKGVDMWSLGCILGEMLLGKALFPGTSTINQIEKIMSAILHPSPEDILAIKSEYGSSVIQRMLLKPQVPLEDLLQPSVPPDALDLLKGLLVFNPDKRLTAEQALRHPYVARFHNPAKEPALSYDVVLAVDDDVQLSVVQYRNKLYEMILERRTHQGVLRLPNYRDCGDSQEKSSARRCDKGDGVPEAAASTNDEGKQHNQETGETNREPSHAGVTKTEAASASTSSAMEKATPLNGHGFGKPSYNPITHAPNGFNRARHCSATSRNPAGQTRNGNAITPPAEGNDSNVSMDQILHRGRSATVVHNRSFSSTLNQTQNNPLVRKDETSLAAGLHISSARLNQRSSSQARDAHPPPRFSKKVFQNNCNVAAAGDPRAKLGSYTQAYGTINKTELDNLVRSRPHKQ, from the exons ATGTTCCTGCAG GAGTTCGGAGATCACCCCAACGTCGTCAAACTCTTAAATGTTATCCGAGCCCAAAATGACAAAGACATTTATCTCATCTTTGAATACATGG ATACAGACTTGCACGCTGTGATTAAGAAAGGCTCTCTTCTTAAAGATATCCACAAGCGTTATGTGATGTACCAGCTCCTCAAGGCCAACAAGTACCTCCATTCAGGAAATGTTATTCACAGAGACCAAAAG CCTTCCAACGTACTCCTGGACACCGACTGCATCGTCAAGCTCTGTGACTTCGGCTTGGCCAGATCTCTCAACCAGATCCAGGAGGACAGTGGGAATCCGGCCCTGACAGAGTACGTGGCCACGCGGTGGTATCGGGCTCCTGAGATCCTGCTTGGATCAACAAG GTACACCAAAGGTGTGGACATGTGGAGCCTGGGCTGTATCTTGGGAGAGATGCTGCTGGGAAAAGCACTGTTTCCCGGAACTTCAACCATCAACCAAATAGAGAAGATTATGAGTGCCATTCTTCATCCCAGCCCAGAAG ATATTCTCGCCATCAAGTCTGAATATGGATCCTCTGTCATTCAGAGAATGTTACTGAA ACCGCAGGTGCCTTTGGAGGATCTTCTCCAACCGTCTGTGCCTCCTGATGCTCTGGACCTGCTGAAGGGTTTGTTGGTTTTTAACCCTGACAAGCGGCTGACTGCAGAGCAGGCCCTTCGGCACCCATATGTAGCCAG GTTCCATAATCCAGCCAAAGAGCCAGCTCTCAGCTATGATGTAGTCCTGGCAGTGGACGATGATGTGCAATTATCTGTGGTTCAGTACCGCAACAAATTATACGAG ATGATACTGGAAAGGAGAACACATCAAGGGGTGCTGAGACTACCAAACTATAGAGACTGTGGAGATAGCCAGGAGAAATCCAGTGCAAGGAGGTGTGACAAAGGAGATGGAGTCCCTGAAGCTGCAGCGTCCACAAACGATGAAGGGAAACAACACAATCAGGAGACTGGAGAGACAAACCGTGAGCCTTCACATGCAGGGGTCACAAAAACTGAGGCTGCCAGTGCCTCAACGTCTTCTGCTATGGAGAAGGCAACCCCACTAAATGGCCATGGCTTTGGAAAACCATCGTATAACCCCATCACTCATGCTCCAA ATGGTTTTAATCGGGCTCGTCACTGTTCTGCAACCAGCAGGAACCCAGCAGGACAAACCAGAAATGGAAATGCAATTACGCCACCAGCAGAAGGCAACGACTCTAATGTA TCCATGGATCAGATCCTCCATCGGGGTCGCTCAGCCACTGTGGTTCACAACCGTTCCTTCTCTTCGACCCTAAATCAAACCCAGAACAACCCTTTAGTCCGCAAAGATGAGACATCTTTAGCTGCTGGGCTGCATATCTCTTCAGCTCGACTG AACCAGCGCTCCAGTTCTCAGGCTCGTGACGCTCATCCACCACCACGGTTCAGCAAGAAAGTGTTTCAGAACAATTGCAACGTGGCCGCTGCTGGTGACCCACGGGCCAAATTAGGCAGCTATACCCAAGCCTATGGCACCATCAACAAGACGGAACTGGATAATCTTGTTCGGAGCCGCCCTCATAAACAATAG